In Yamadazyma tenuis chromosome 7, complete sequence, the sequence CAACGCCATCAACGCCGCCAAACGCAACCCCCACCGCTGGTTTCCAGTCATCTCAAACACCTTATGAATACTCAACGAAAATACCACTCCTCCCGACCCAGCACCAGAAATACAGATGCCGAAGGCAGTAGCGCGATGCTTGTCAAACCAGGTTGGTAACACCAAAGTGGCCGGAATAAACAACATGCTGAACGACATCCCCACAATGACACCCTGACACACATAGAGCTGCCAGATTTTGGTGGCAAATGACGCCAAGATGTACCCAGCCGTCTGAAGGGTGATGCCTAGAGCGGTGATGGCCTTTATGCCTATAACCCGATATAACATCGATACAAACGGGCTGCAACCCTGCGCAAGGCACACCACCAAGCCTCCGATCAACGCAAAGTCGTACTTGGTGGCTCCCGGGAACACGTTGGCATCGATATAGTATTGTAAAAATACTCCAAACGAGGCATTACTACCCCAGGTTGCAAATACCGATAACATGGCAATGATGGCAATGACCCACGCATACCCTTCGTCGGGTGGTGGGATGttctcttcctcttccacGTCTACTTCCGATAACTTGAGCTCCTTTTCTCCAACCACCTGCTCTTCATCGGcaatggtggtgttcttTCGGGAGATGGCCTCGAGCTCTTGTGCGATAACAGCATCTGGCACTCCGGTGTCTCGGTACTCGTGAGCCACGGCCGCATCCTGGATCCGGTCGTCTCGAATTCCTGAGATGATTCGAGAGAGCTCTGACACGTTGGTACGTTGGCGGTGGAGAATTTCCGATTCAGCATCGTCATCAGCAGCCTTTTCGGACTCCAAAGAAGCTCTCAGCCCCGTGTCAGGCGCGTATGCCTGGTACCGCTTATTGGAAACACCGCTACTACCCGACAGCGCATCGGTGTAGTGGGTAGAATGTGTAGACATGGAGACTGTTAAAAAAAACCTGGAGCCTGAAAAGCGCCTTGCATTTGGGGGTCTTTATACTTTTTCAAGTGCAAAAGCGATATGCGCATTGGAAAGGCTTTTCGGAATGCAGTCCCGCTATTACCTATGAGTCAACCGCCATGAATAAATACCGGGGTTTGGGGAAAAAAATCTTAAATTATGAATCAGCCCCTGTGCGTGCCATGATATTGGCTCCTGTGACTGCTGGTGGTATTTTTGTACTTTGATAGACGTTAGAAAATGTGTCAAATAGAATCTGGGGGGAGGGGCGTGGGGGGGCCAAACCTCCCGAAGTTTTGTGCATAATGACAGGCCAGGCTTACTAAGCTACATGCCAATTTGGTACTGAACGACCAACTGGCACTTTTTGTTATTGCCGACTTGTGCTGAAGCTACCACGAGTTCTAACCGACCCCCACCGTCGTGCTGAGTAATCTGGTGCGGTTGTTGCGGGTGACAAGGTCAGTAGTAGTTAGCCATGTGGTAGTGGCCGATTTATGATGATGCCGTACAAATTCCGTGAAAGTGGCAGTGGCAATGGAATTTGGACGAGTATCCTGGGTTTGGTGGCACTGTCGCTGATCGATCTTGGATGTGAAAGAGAATTACGAAATTGAACATTTAAATTGTGTTTTGAATCAAATTTGCAACATTCACAATTTCAATCAATTATTGAGACTCTCCAGCTAATCCACCTGGAGAATGtaaaaaaatcaaaaactttggaAAAACCACCCTCTTCAAACTCTGCGCTGACAGCTCGAAACAAGGAACTTTCAACAAAAGACCTAGATGTTCATACACAGGCCCCTTTTGGTATGTCCTGATTTTGATCACAGGGCGCGGA encodes:
- a CDS encoding uncharacterized protein (EggNog:ENOG503NUX4; COG:G), encoding MSTHSTHYTDASSGSSGVSNKRYQAYAPDTGSRASLESEKAADDDAESEILHRQRTNVSELSRIISGIRDDRIQDAAVAHEYRDTGVPDAVIAQELEAISRKNTTIADEEQVVGEKELKLSEVDVEEEENIPPPDEGYAWVIAIIAMLSVFATWGSNASFGVFLQYYIDANVFPGATKYDFALIGGLVVCLAQGCSPFVSMLYRVIGIKAITALGITLQTAGYILASFATKIWQLYVCQGVIVGMSFSMLFIPATLVLPTWFDKHRATAFGICISGAGSGGVVFSLSIHKVFEMTGNQRWGLRLAALMALVAALPCFLLKPRYGKTLPFKQRLSKQFIRDNFKLIFDFSVLSTWPMMVWCVWFSIAMTAYVVVLFSVSSYATSIGLSSSKATLLTAILNIGQIVGRPGFGFVADWAGRSNVAVLIPLLICIWILAFWINASSFAAMVPFCLILGGVAGIGTLMSQPVCSDILGDPSKLPAGWSAMNIAVSIPSLVAEVIALALTRSNSTQPYLHLQIFVGVCFFTCSTLALLIRSHLVNKVIRARLACSINTLQELTGSRCRYLTVAELQKTDEEKADIVLLTERIERYEVLLRASVGSFFIRMFYPIKV